Within the Gloeocapsa sp. DLM2.Bin57 genome, the region GTGATATAATCAGCAGGGTTGCTTCTACAGTGACTCTGAGTATTGCGGTTAGTTTAATGATTTTAGAAATAAAGGTTAATGGCTGAAAATAACCTGGCTTTGAATATTGAGAATCTAGATTATGAGCTAGATAAACACACAATTCTGCATAACATTAATCTGCGCGTAACTCAACCAGAAAAAATTGGTGTCATCGGACCAAATGGAGCAGGTAAAACGACTTTATTTTTGTTAATGTGTGGGATACTTTCACCTAGTGGGGGAAGAATTTCTTTATTTAATCAAGAGGTTAAACCTGGTAAATTTTATCCTGATATCGGTTTGGTTTTTCAAAATCCTAATGACCAGTTATTTTGCTCTACAGTAAGAGAAGATGTGGCTTTTGGTCCTGAAAATATGGGGTTGAGTCCAACATCTGTTAAGCAAAGGGTGGAAAATGCACTATCTGTGACTGGAACTCTTCCTTTAGCTAATCGTGTTCCCTATCAATTATCGGGGGGTGAAAAGTGTATGGTAGCAATTGCTACAGTTTTAGCGATGCAGCCACGGTTAGTACTATATGATGAACCTAGTGCTAATTTGGATTTACGCGCGCGTCGTCGTTTAATTCGGTTTTTACAGTCAGCTTCACATAGTTATTTAATCGCTTCTCATGATTTGGAGTTGATTCGGGAAAGTTGCGATCGCCTAATTTTATTGAGTGGGGGTGAAATAGTTGCTGATGGGATACCTAAAAAGATTATGAGCGATCGCTCTTTGATGGAAGCTAATTGTTTAGAAGTTCCCGCTTCTTTGTTGTAAAAGCTAATGTTATAGTCTAAGATTGTGAGCGATCGCACTTTGAGGGATACCCATTCTGCGGATGGACAAATTAAATTTCATTTTTAGTACAAATGAATTGCTATAACTTTTGTCCTCAGATGCAAGATCTAAGTTTAGAGATACCCATCTCTTTTTTTCCTTGACTTAGTAACTTTTGAATGGTTGCTGGTTTAAGGGGTTTTTGCTGTTTATATTTTTGATGAATTAAAGGTTGTTCAGGATTTAAGATAGCTAAATTAATGGGCATTTGTTGCCATGATTTTAATGGTATAATAATACTTTTTTGACAGTCATAAGCAATTAAAATATATTCATTTTGTTGAACTAAATTGTTAACTTTTAGTTGACTAATTTCTTGAGAATTTAACCCTAAATAATTTAATAATAAAATTAACTTAATCCGCACATCGCATTTACTAAATGTATATTGTTTTTTAAAATTATCTTGGAGTTGTAAATTTAATAATTCAAATAAATGGGGATACTCTTTTTTAGTTAAGACTTTTTGTAAATCTCGCAGACGTTGTATAGGAAGATATGCTTTTATTTGTGGGTATAAATCAATTTGATTATTATTAACTAAATCCACTAAGGCTTTTTCTAATCCTTGGGGAGTGGTTTCAGTATCAAGACAGATATAAATGGTTAAATCGGGTAAATCTTGAAGATATTTTTTAATTAATTGATAAACATCATTCCAGTTTAACCCACCGCGATCGCAACCTAATTTAGGAAAAGCAACAGAAGTTATTCCCCATTGGGGGTATTGTTGGACAAAATCTTGTAAACCTTGTTCAATCCAGGAGAGTTTAGATGGATATTTCCAATGATTTTTAGTAGGAAAATTAATAATAATGGGTGTATAATCATCTCGATAATAACTAAGTTTGCCTACTTTAATTTCTTGTCTGCGACAACGAGAGACGTAATCTACATACATTTTGGGGAAACGTAATTTAAATTCTAAAGCTAAACCCGCACCCATAACCCCGACACAGTTAACGGTATTGACGATTGCTTGAGCATTAGTATTAAATACAGTAGTTTCAGTTTCGTGTAACATGAGTGTTAAAAATAGAGATTGTGGTTAACTTCTACAGTCACAGGGAGATGATTTAATTTAGAGAGAGTATTTTGACCATAACAGAAAACTTTGTTGATTTTAGCTACTGCTATTCTTGGATAAACTAAAACTTCAGCGCATCTAATTCTTTTACCATCTGGTTGATCACTCCAATGAGAGGATTGTCGGATTATCTCCCAATTTAAGCGAGGAAGATTGCTGAGATTAGCTTCATAAAAACTAGTCTTCTCCGAAGCTGCATTCCCATCACTAAAAACAGTATAAGGTTGAAATAAGACATAAGGATCGATTGCGAGGATAATCAACTTAGATTGTTGAGACCTACGTAGGAATAACATAGGGTTTTTGGGATTAAAATAAAGAGGGACGTATTGATGTAAAGGAATTCCCTTGATGATTTTACCATCTCTGAGTTGTTGTACTTGAGAATGGGAAATATCGGTATATTTAAGGTTATGTTGCTGAATGTATTGATGAGAGAGAAGACCACGGAATAAAATTGAGTCAAGATTAGCAATAGAGGTTATATGGTAGAGATATTCTATACCATATTTTTTTAAGATTGTTTGACCTCTAAAGTTTTTCAAGATTATAGCGCTACTTGAAAAGGGAATAGGGAAAAGACGGGGAGACGGGAGTAGGGAGCTTCTGAGTATGTTATCTAGAAATAATAAAACCTAACCCCTAACTAGCCTTATTATAGCATAGCTGAAACTTACTGACTTAAAGCTTTAAGAAATTGTTGTAAACTTCCGAGTAAACCTGATTTTTTCTTAGCTATAACAGGGGTAGGGGGGGTATCTTCAGAGGTACTCGGTTGAGTTAAGATCCGTTCTAAAGCTTCTCCCATGGGTTTTTGCGTTTGTTCACAGAGTAATTCATAGTTGTTATTATCTGCTGTTTCTACCCAAACTTGCCAAGTCCCGGGATAAACTTTGATTACTGCTGCTCCTTCTAGGGGTCTAAAATAGTAACAGGATTCTATGGTACTCAGGAAACGCTCTCGCAATTGACGCGCAGCTAAACCAATACCGACTATAGATACGTCTTCGAGTTGGGGAATTAGTAACACCACAGGGCGATCGCCTGGGAGATTACAGAGTTTTTCGACCTGGTTTACTTCTACCGCGGAAGGAGATACCACTAGGAATAATTGATCACTATCGCTAATTCTACGCTCTACAGGGCTACGAGACGTACCGATATCGGTAATTTTAAAGGTAGTCTCACCCCAATCTCTACGGGCTAAAGCTGCTGCTCCTGTATCGGGGAAGATTACTTTTAAACCTGAACCATAATCAGAGAAGATAGTGGTAAATTCTAGAGCTATTGCTTGAGCTTGTAGGGCTATTTCTGGTATAACTAGCTCTACTTGTACACGTTGATAACCATCAGCTAGAGCTGCTTTTACTGCTGTTTTGGCGTTGCTAATTGCTTCTTCTAAACTTTGAGGTACAGACATAATGTTAAACTGTGAGTAATTGAGGTTTGAGACGTTGAAGAATTTGTTTTAAGACCATAGCTGTCCAATCTATATCAGCAATCTGAGTATCTTTACCTAAAGTCAGACGAATTCCTCTAATTGCTTCACTTTGAGAGTAACCCATAGCTAATAGTATGGGACTAGGATTGAGTTTACCACTTTGACAAGCTGAACCAGAACTTATTCCTATTCCTGCGAGGTTAAGTTGACGTACCATGGTTTTACCAGTAATCTTCTTATCAAAATAGTTGGGATTAATAATAAAGCTGAGGTGATGAGGTAAACGATTGATTCTATCTCCTGTAGGGATAAGGTAGGGAGAATCTGCTAGGTGAGTAAAGAGGCGATCGCGCAGTTGTTGTAAACGTAGTGATTCTCTACTTAATTCTTGTTTAGCTTTTGCTGCTGCTGCCCCAAATCCTGCTATGATAGCTATTGGTTGAGTACCTGGGCGTAATCCTTGTTCTTGTGCTCCTCCGTATAAATGGGGTTCTATCTGTACTCCCTGACGTATATATAGTGCTCCTACCCCTTGTGGTCCATAAAGTTTATGACTAGACATGGAGAGTAAATCAACCCCAAGGGTTTCTACGTCGATATCTACTCTTCCTGTTACTTGTACTGCATCTGTATGCAAGAGAATTTGATTATTTCTAGCTATTTGGGCTAATTCTGCTATAGGTTGTAAAGTTCCTACTTCACTTTGTCCATAGATAATGGAGATTAAAACTGTATTTTTTTGTATAGCTGCTTTTAAGTCTAGGGGATTGATTCTACCTTGAGTATTGACTGGTAATTGGGTGATTTCCCATCCTGATTGAGCAAGGATTTTGACTGGTTCGCTAACTGCGGGATGTTCTACACTAGAGATGATTATATGTTGGGGTTGGCTATATTGTTTAGCTATACCAAAGATAGCAAGATTATTACTTTCTGTTCCTCCTGAAGTAAAGGTAATGTCTGTTGGTTGTGCGTTGATTAAATCAGCTACCTCTATGCGCGCTATTTCTAAAGCTGTAGCTGCTTTTTCTCCCCAAGAGTGTAAACTAGAAGCGTTACCCTCTAGCGCGAAGATTTCTTGTACTAGAGCGATCGCTTCTGTACAGGGTTTGGTTGTGGCACTATAATCTAGATAAATTTGCATTGTTTCTGCTGAATAATTTAACCTCCTGGTTTACATACATTGTAATCTTCATGAGAAATTACCGCTTCAGGGTTGACAAAACTACCATGGTCTCGACAAATTAAACGATAATTACGCGTGACTGGTATGCTGATGATAAAGCGATCGTGTCTAAGACGCTTCCCGTGAAAATCTCGGTAGTTTCTGTGATTTTGTAAACCTTTAATAATGGTACGCGCTTTTAAGACAACTTTCTTAGGAAGTGCACTTAAATCAATGGGATCATGTGCAAAAGTTGCCTCCCATTCTATTTTATGGGTTTTTTTGTCTTCCTTCTGAGAATGTTGAGCGGCGCATTGATGACAAATTTGACCATATCCTCGATGACCGCAGGAAAACCTCTTTTTTCTCTTGGACATACATTTACTCAGCTCTTATTGCTTCGATTTTCTCCTGAATTAGAAATCAGGATGGTGTATCTTAACTTGTTTATAACCTTATTTATAACTTTACAATAACTTTACAAAATTGAAACTAAGACTTGCTAAGACGCTAAGTTTCAAATATAGTGAAGTTAAGTCTAAATTAAGAGAAAATTCGTGAAACTAGTCCAATATCTACTCTTAAGCCTATTGGTAATCTGTTTGAACGCTTGCTCAGTTCAAGCCGAACAACTCAGAGTAATCACTTATAACGTTGAATCTAATCCCATTGAAAGAACTAATCCACGCTTAGTCGCAGAAGATATTAAGTTAATCCCACCTGCTGATATTTGGGGTTTAACAGAGGTAGGAAATGCCAATGATGCAGAAATTTTTACTCTCGCTATAGCTAGGGGTAATCCTAATTATCAGTCCATCCTAGGCACAACAGGAGGACGCGATCGCCTACAAATTATCTTCAATAGTCAAAGATTAGCATTAATCGATAGTCGAGAAATAGCTAATATCGGCGGAACACGCGCACCCTTGGTGGCTAAATTTAGGTTTCTCCCCAATAATCAAGAGTTTTTATTCGTGGTTAATCACTTTAATCGTGTTGACGCGGATAAAAGAGAGTTACAAGCGGAAAATTTACGGAATTGGGGGCGATCGCAAGGACTACCCATCATCGCTGTAGGAGATTATAACTTTGATTTCTCTATCTCTAGTCAAAGAGGTAACCAAGCTTTCGATATTTTCTTATCTGATGATACTTTTGTGTGGTTGAAACCGAATTGTTTAAGTAGGGGTAATTGCCCCACAACAGGAACACAGTGTAACCCTAGATACGATGGTATCCTAGATTTTATCTTTCTAGGCAATCAAGCCCAAACTTGGAGGGGGAGTTCAGAAATTCTCTTCAAAGATAAGCCGGTGTGTGAGAAAAGAAATCGCGGTTACTCCGATCATTATCCCGTAGAAGCAGAAATCCTGATCACCCCTGTTGGTACTAATATAACTGATAATGCTGTGGTTATCCTAGGGCTTTTACCTCGTCCCGAAGAAGACGAAAGTAACAACGAAGCTGCTATCATCGGTAATTATAGCTCAAATCCTGTTAATCTCCAAGGATGGCAGTTACGCGATCGCGCTCAAACTACTTGGGATTTGGACGAGTTAGGTATCCTACAACCAAGAGAGAAAAAAGAAATCAAGCGCAACGGACAACCAATGATTCTTAACAATAATGGAGACAGTGTTGATTTACTCAACCCCCAAGGTGAGATAATCGATTCGGTCACCTATTCTAGAGCTAAATTGGGAGAATACATTTATTTTCACTAAAATAATTGAGAATAATCACAAAAAACACCTATGCTAAAAGTCAAACTATACGCCAGCTTATTTAGTGCTGCTCTTATTTTAACCACAGGTTGCGCTCAAGAACAAAATCAAGCAACCGCACCCCAAGCTTTACCCGTTAAGTTAGAAACCCTCGAACAAACTAGCTTAATCAATAGTAGCCAATTTGTCGGGAGTCTCGAAGCCACTAGGACAGTCAATCTCGCACCTAGAATCAGTGGTAGAGTTTTAGAAATACTTGTACCTAGTGGAACTATTGTAACCAGAGGTACACCTTTAATGTTACTAGAGCCTGAACAACAACAAGAAGAGGTTAACGCTAGAGAAGCTAGGGTACAATCAGCTAGAGCGGATTTAGCGGCTACCCAATCTCAATTAATCAGTGCTCAAGCTCAAAAAGCCGAAGCAGAAGCTAATTTACTCAGAGCTAAAGCTCAATTAGAAAACGTTACCGCTAACCTGGATTTAGCCCAAACTAACTTTGCTCGTGCTCAGTTTTTAGTAGAAGAGGGAGTAGCTTCTCAACAAGAATTAGATAATCGCACTAACGAATTAAAAACCAGTGAAGCTAATGTAGAAGCTCAAGAAAAAACCGTCAGCGCTCAAGAGCAAGCACTAGAAGCAGCTATACAAGGTATTGAACAAGCTAAAGCTAATATCGCTCGTGCGGAATCACAAGTAGCAGCAGCAGAAGGTGAATTAGGGGTAGCTAGAGTTAGTTTACAAGATAACCAAGTTGTCGCTCCTGTTGATGGTGAGGTGGGCGATTATATCCCCCAAGCGGGAGATTTCGTTAATGTTGGTCAGGTTGTAACTACTTTGACTGATAACCGTGAGTTTGATTTACGTATTTTTGTCCCTGTTGAGCAAAGATCTTTATTAAAGTTAGGTCTTACTGTAGAAATTATCGACGGTGGAGGAACAGGAGAAGGTCAGACAGGTACAATTACTTTTATCTCTCCTAATGTAGATCCAACTACTCAAAGTATCTTAGCTAAGGTAACTTTTCCTAATGATGGTATTCTGCGTAATGGACAGTTTGTCACTGTCACAATCATCTGGAATGAACAACCAGGATTATTAGTACCAACGATCGCTGTTTCTACTCTCGGTAGTCAGAGATTCGTCTTTGTCGCTGAACAAGGGGAAGGGGATTCTGGTTTAGTCGCTAAACAGACACCAATACAAGTAGGACCAATCCAAGGTCAAGCTTATCAGGTAATCTCGGGATTAGAGCCAGGAGATCAAATAGCTGTGTCAAGAATACTTGACTTGTCTAATGGACGACCGATACAACCCGATAATACGCAATCTCAAGCTAATTAGGACAACTCCCATGACTAAACAGAAAAATTCCCTCAAAGACTGGTCTTTTGATGACTGGATGAATCACATTCTTTTTGGAGGTACTATTTTGTTGTTGATTTATTCCTTCTTCTTTGTATGAAGAGAATCATCTTATCTTCTCTAGCCATTTTCCTTTTAACTTCTCAACCTATCAAAGCACAACCAAGCAATGCTTTTACGGGAACCCCCCCAACTTTCGTGGGGGCTACTGTTCCTCATAATAGTGTAGGTTTTAGGTTGTCTTGGTATTATTTTACCACTAATTTACCCGTTGATTCTCAACAATCTTTGGGAAAACTTACTATTACTCCTGGTTCGAATTTTAGCACAATCGATTTTAACCTGAATGAAACTCAAGCTTTTCTTGGGAGTTTTAGAAATCGTGGTGAAGCTATTAATATTCAACAAGTCAATTTAGATCCTGATAATCAAACTATTGAGATTATTTTTGCCGAACCTATCCCCCCAGATACTGTTTTTACAGTTGGTTTAAGGGCTAGACAAAATCCAACTTCTGAAGGCGTTTATTTGTTTAGAATCTATGCTTTTCCCGCGGGAGATAATCCCATAGGCTTAGATTTAGGTGTGGCTAGGTTAAGTTTTTATCAATCTTTTTGGTAAGTAAATAGTATAGCGCTATAGAACAAAAAATGAACAAATTTGTGATAAAAATGGCTATGTATCCTCAAGCTCATTTAGAAAAATAAATAATAATGATGGGAGCTTTTCGCTCCCTTTTACAATTACTAATTAAGTTAGAGATTCTATAGTAAAAACTATTTTTGTTTCTTGAGTTTCTCCAGGTTCAGCTATTAGTAATTTCTCACCTGTATTGAGTGCATTACGAGGAGAACTCCAGGGTTCTAAACAATAAAAATCTTTGTTTTTGACTGTCCAAAATACTAAAGTACTGTAATTTTTATCGTATTCAATACTTAGCTTGAGTTGTCTGTGTTTATCAGTAACCGTAGCTATATTAGCTGAAAGATTAGTAAAAGCTACATCAATTTCTTCTCGGTTAAAATCAAATTCACCTGTGAATTGTTCCTTTTTGGTATCTCCTTTAGCTTGATATTCTGTGGCGGGAATCTCCAATAACAATTGACTTTTATCTGCTACGTAAAAATAAGGATGTATCCCAGTGGCAAAAGGCATTGATTGGTCAGAAAGATTCCGATGACGATAAACTAATTCTAGGGTATTACCTTTAATTGTGTAAATAAAGTCTAATTCAAAATCAAAAGGATACACTAAAAGAGTTTCTGCATTACTTTTAAGACTAACAGTGATACTTGCTTTCCCTTCTCTAGACTCTTGAGTCACTTCCCAGGGTAAATTACGAGCAAATCCATGTTGGGCTAACTTATAAGTCTTTCCCTCATACTCATAAGTATCATCAACCAAATTACCACAGATGGGGAATAATAGAGGAATACCACCTCTAACAGATAATTTAGGATCTTGGAATCTCTCTCTATCTAAATAAAAAATATCTTGATTTTGCCAGCGCCACTCGGTTACTATACCACCTCTTTCTGGTACAACGCTAATTTCGGATTGTCCTATTTCATCAGAAAGATGATAGGTTTTGTATAATGATTGTGTAGAGGCGATTTTAAACATAGGTTTACTTTGGTGATAATGGTAGATAAGTTGGTTGTAAGGTAAACTGGAACATTAGTCAAGGATTTTTTAGATTAATCTTATTAATCAGGGTTGTTGCGTTACTTGTGTTAGAATTAATTAAGAATATTTACTTAAAAAATAGCTTATAATAGCATTAGTAAAAGTTTGTTGGATTGAATAAAGAGAAAATGATGTCAGAAGAAATCAAAAATATGTCTAACAATTTTACTCAAACTTTCCGTGTTAGCCCCTCTCAAGCGGTTGTTATTGGTTTGGGTACAATTGTTCTTGCTCCTACTGTGTTATCTTTACTAAAACCTGTTGCTAAAGCTACTCTCAAAACTGGAGTTGTTTTTTACGAAAAAACTAAAGCTAATCTGGCTGAAACTTCAGAAGTCATTGGCGATATCATCGCTGAAGCTAAAGCCGAAGTAATCGAAGAACAAAAATAAGTTTTGTTACCACTTTCGCTACACACCTTAATCTTTTACTCCTCGCCTGGTAAATGGCGAGGGTGCTCCCGTCTTTCTAAACCTCTTCTCTCAGCAAAGAGGATTTTTCTCTATTATTGACGACTTCCCAGACTTCTCCCCAACGGGATTTAATCATACTCCTAATTTTAACCGAATTATACAACCGATTTGGGTAATCACCTTTAGATCTACTCATCATTGACTTGCTCTCTCAAATTTAAAGACAAAGATTCTCACTAGCTATTGAACCCATAGCTAGCTTTTATCTCTAAAAATATTATACTATTTACCCAAACTTATTGCAAATAATTAGCAATAGTGCTAAGATTCTTTCTAGTGGTTCTTTAGCATCTTTTCCGGGAAAGACACAAATAACCTCCTGTAGCAGTTTAGCTTTTAGCCCTCCTGTAGGGGGGTTGTTTCTTGTACGCAAAATGAAGATAGAACAAAGAATCAGGTATTATATCGCTCAAACATTGGATAACCCCGATATAGACTCTTATTTTTGCCTCAAAACCAAGGTTAAAACTATTTCTGTCTATATAAGTCCTGAGTTAGAAGGTAAAGCCCAAAAATTATTCACCATTTTGCAACATTATCCCATTGGTTATATCGTCAACGACTTGATGTATGGTCGCAAATTGTCCATTTATTTGAAACAAAAACAGGTATAAACTCATGTCTCGATATTTACTCAAAACAACCGCTATCACGATTGGTACAGCCTTAATGGCAAGTGTTCCTTTAGTAGCACAAGCTGCTGACTTTAGATTTGATTGGACTGGTCAAATCGCCGGTTTTGGCGTCAGAGGTACATTTGGTTATGATGAGAATCAAAGCTATCCTGGTGGCATTGTCAGTACAGGTGATTTAGATTATCTCAATGTCTCCTTTTATGCTCCTAATGGGACTCTTTTGAGAACTTATAACAATAATCATCAAGATCCAGGAGTCAATTTTAATTTTAATATCAATACCATGGAAATCCTCCAAGCAGGTAGTTACAATGCTCCTGACGGTATTAGTATTGGAGCACCCAATTATGACAGAGAAAGTGGTAATGATCCAACAGAAGCGAGTGGTTTAACTTTTTGGTCAAAACCCCCAAGAAGCGAAACTCCTCATCTTCATGTAGATGATTGGGCTGATGAGTTTGGTTTCCCTATCGGTTTTAGTACTCATGAAGAGGTTGCTTTTCCCACTCGGACAACACAAGAACTCATTGATGATGGTAGGGTAGGTGAAGCGTACTTACCTCCTTTAGGCAACCCCGTTACTCCCTTGGGTGAAAGAGGACAATTTGCTCAGGTTACTCCCATAAATGATCCTGTTATTCCTGAACCAACCACGATTATTGCTTCTGTTTTGTTGGCAGGTTTAATGCCTTTAAAACGAAAGTTGAAGGTTTAAGTTAGTATAATGCGCCAAGGACAGGTAAAAAAGCCTTGGTGCATTTCTTATAGATTTTGTAGATGTTCAGAAAGAAATAAAGCAGTCTTGTTTAGATTATGTTTTTCTAGAGTATTAATATATTCCAAGGGACTTCTAGCCGGATTTTTGAGACGTCGCCGCACTTTACCTAAAGAATAACAAACTCTAGCTAAGTCTATATTAATCAACTCCATAAGTAAGTCATCTGGATGTGTCACTTTGAT harbors:
- a CDS encoding aldose epimerase, whose protein sequence is MFKIASTQSLYKTYHLSDEIGQSEISVVPERGGIVTEWRWQNQDIFYLDRERFQDPKLSVRGGIPLLFPICGNLVDDTYEYEGKTYKLAQHGFARNLPWEVTQESREGKASITVSLKSNAETLLVYPFDFELDFIYTIKGNTLELVYRHRNLSDQSMPFATGIHPYFYVADKSQLLLEIPATEYQAKGDTKKEQFTGEFDFNREEIDVAFTNLSANIATVTDKHRQLKLSIEYDKNYSTLVFWTVKNKDFYCLEPWSSPRNALNTGEKLLIAEPGETQETKIVFTIESLT
- a CDS encoding cysteine desulfurase, with protein sequence MQIYLDYSATTKPCTEAIALVQEIFALEGNASSLHSWGEKAATALEIARIEVADLINAQPTDITFTSGGTESNNLAIFGIAKQYSQPQHIIISSVEHPAVSEPVKILAQSGWEITQLPVNTQGRINPLDLKAAIQKNTVLISIIYGQSEVGTLQPIAELAQIARNNQILLHTDAVQVTGRVDIDVETLGVDLLSMSSHKLYGPQGVGALYIRQGVQIEPHLYGGAQEQGLRPGTQPIAIIAGFGAAAAKAKQELSRESLRLQQLRDRLFTHLADSPYLIPTGDRINRLPHHLSFIINPNYFDKKITGKTMVRQLNLAGIGISSGSACQSGKLNPSPILLAMGYSQSEAIRGIRLTLGKDTQIADIDWTAMVLKQILQRLKPQLLTV
- a CDS encoding DUF1995 family protein, encoding MSVPQSLEEAISNAKTAVKAALADGYQRVQVELVIPEIALQAQAIALEFTTIFSDYGSGLKVIFPDTGAAALARRDWGETTFKITDIGTSRSPVERRISDSDQLFLVVSPSAVEVNQVEKLCNLPGDRPVVLLIPQLEDVSIVGIGLAARQLRERFLSTIESCYYFRPLEGAAVIKVYPGTWQVWVETADNNNYELLCEQTQKPMGEALERILTQPSTSEDTPPTPVIAKKKSGLLGSLQQFLKALSQ
- a CDS encoding DUF5132 domain-containing protein, giving the protein MSEEIKNMSNNFTQTFRVSPSQAVVIGLGTIVLAPTVLSLLKPVAKATLKTGVVFYEKTKANLAETSEVIGDIIAEAKAEVIEEQK
- a CDS encoding DUF2808 domain-containing protein, producing the protein MKRIILSSLAIFLLTSQPIKAQPSNAFTGTPPTFVGATVPHNSVGFRLSWYYFTTNLPVDSQQSLGKLTITPGSNFSTIDFNLNETQAFLGSFRNRGEAINIQQVNLDPDNQTIEIIFAEPIPPDTVFTVGLRARQNPTSEGVYLFRIYAFPAGDNPIGLDLGVARLSFYQSFW
- a CDS encoding efflux RND transporter periplasmic adaptor subunit — its product is MLKVKLYASLFSAALILTTGCAQEQNQATAPQALPVKLETLEQTSLINSSQFVGSLEATRTVNLAPRISGRVLEILVPSGTIVTRGTPLMLLEPEQQQEEVNAREARVQSARADLAATQSQLISAQAQKAEAEANLLRAKAQLENVTANLDLAQTNFARAQFLVEEGVASQQELDNRTNELKTSEANVEAQEKTVSAQEQALEAAIQGIEQAKANIARAESQVAAAEGELGVARVSLQDNQVVAPVDGEVGDYIPQAGDFVNVGQVVTTLTDNREFDLRIFVPVEQRSLLKLGLTVEIIDGGGTGEGQTGTITFISPNVDPTTQSILAKVTFPNDGILRNGQFVTVTIIWNEQPGLLVPTIAVSTLGSQRFVFVAEQGEGDSGLVAKQTPIQVGPIQGQAYQVISGLEPGDQIAVSRILDLSNGRPIQPDNTQSQAN
- a CDS encoding ABC transporter ATP-binding protein, whose amino-acid sequence is MAENNLALNIENLDYELDKHTILHNINLRVTQPEKIGVIGPNGAGKTTLFLLMCGILSPSGGRISLFNQEVKPGKFYPDIGLVFQNPNDQLFCSTVREDVAFGPENMGLSPTSVKQRVENALSVTGTLPLANRVPYQLSGGEKCMVAIATVLAMQPRLVLYDEPSANLDLRARRRLIRFLQSASHSYLIASHDLELIRESCDRLILLSGGEIVADGIPKKIMSDRSLMEANCLEVPASLL
- a CDS encoding PEP-CTERM sorting domain-containing protein; the protein is MSRYLLKTTAITIGTALMASVPLVAQAADFRFDWTGQIAGFGVRGTFGYDENQSYPGGIVSTGDLDYLNVSFYAPNGTLLRTYNNNHQDPGVNFNFNINTMEILQAGSYNAPDGISIGAPNYDRESGNDPTEASGLTFWSKPPRSETPHLHVDDWADEFGFPIGFSTHEEVAFPTRTTQELIDDGRVGEAYLPPLGNPVTPLGERGQFAQVTPINDPVIPEPTTIIASVLLAGLMPLKRKLKV
- a CDS encoding DUF4433 domain-containing protein; translated protein: MLRSSLLPSPRLFPIPFSSSAIILKNFRGQTILKKYGIEYLYHITSIANLDSILFRGLLSHQYIQQHNLKYTDISHSQVQQLRDGKIIKGIPLHQYVPLYFNPKNPMLFLRRSQQSKLIILAIDPYVLFQPYTVFSDGNAASEKTSFYEANLSNLPRLNWEIIRQSSHWSDQPDGKRIRCAEVLVYPRIAVAKINKVFCYGQNTLSKLNHLPVTVEVNHNLYF